From Salvelinus sp. IW2-2015 linkage group LG18, ASM291031v2, whole genome shotgun sequence, a single genomic window includes:
- the LOC111978706 gene encoding homeobox protein EMX2 isoform X1, translating to MFQPTPKRCFTIESLVAKDNPLPVSRSEEPIRPAALSYANSSQMNPFLNGFHSSGRGVYSNPDLVFAEAVSHHNNSGVPVHSVPPPHALAHPLSSSHSPHPLFASQQRDPSTFYPWLIHRYRYLGHRFQGNETSPESFLLHNALARKPKRIRTAFSPSQLLRLEHAFEKNHYVVGAERKQLAHTLSLTETQVKVWFQNRRTKFKRQKLEEEGSDSQQKKKGTHHINRWRLATKQGSGSPEEIDVTSDD from the exons ATGTTTCAACCTACACCGAAGAGGTGTTTTACTATAGAATCGTTGGTAGCGAAGGATAATCCTCTACCAGTGTCGAGGTCTGAGGAACCCATACGACCAGCGGCTCTGAGCTATGCAAACTCCAGCCAGATGAATCCATTTCTGAACGGGTTTCATTCCAGCGGCAGGGGCGTCTACTCTAATCCGGATTTGGTGTTTGCTGAGGCGGTCTCACATCATAACAACTCCGGTGTCCCAGTTCATTCGGTGCCCCCTCCACACGCTTTGGCTCACCCACTTTCATCCTCGCATAGTCCGCACCCTCTTTTTGCCAGCCAGCAAAGGGACCCCTCTACTTTTTACCCATGGCTAATACATAGATATAGGTACTTGGGTCACAGATTCCAAG GTAACGAAACAAGTCCGGAGAGCTTCCTTTTGCACAATGCACTGGCCAGAAAGCCCAAAAGAATTCGGACAGCTTTTTCACCTTCGCAACTTCTGCGGCTTGAGCACGCATTTGAAAAAAACCATTACGTCGTAGGTGCCGAACGAAAACAGCTTGCGCACACCCTTAGCCTCACAGAAACTCAG GTAAAAGTGTGGTTTCAGAACCGAAGAACCAAGTTCAAACGGCAAAAGTTGGAGGAGGAGGGTTCAGATTCGCAACAGAAGAAGAAGGGGACCCATCACATAAACCGATGGAGACTTGCAACAAAACAAGGATCGGGAAGTCCCGAGGAAATTGACGTCACTTCAGACGATTAA
- the LOC111978706 gene encoding homeobox protein EMX2 isoform X2 produces the protein MFQPTPKRCFTIESLVAKDNPLPVSRSEEPIRPAALSYANSSQMNPFLNGFHSSGRGVYSNPDLVFAEAVSHHNNSGVPVHSVPPPHALAHPLSSSHSPHPLFASQQRDPSTFYPWLIHRYRYLGHRFQGKSVVSEPKNQVQTAKVGGGGFRFATEEEGDPSHKPMETCNKTRIGKSRGN, from the exons ATGTTTCAACCTACACCGAAGAGGTGTTTTACTATAGAATCGTTGGTAGCGAAGGATAATCCTCTACCAGTGTCGAGGTCTGAGGAACCCATACGACCAGCGGCTCTGAGCTATGCAAACTCCAGCCAGATGAATCCATTTCTGAACGGGTTTCATTCCAGCGGCAGGGGCGTCTACTCTAATCCGGATTTGGTGTTTGCTGAGGCGGTCTCACATCATAACAACTCCGGTGTCCCAGTTCATTCGGTGCCCCCTCCACACGCTTTGGCTCACCCACTTTCATCCTCGCATAGTCCGCACCCTCTTTTTGCCAGCCAGCAAAGGGACCCCTCTACTTTTTACCCATGGCTAATACATAGATATAGGTACTTGGGTCACAGATTCCAAG GTAAAAGTGTGGTTTCAGAACCGAAGAACCAAGTTCAAACGGCAAAAGTTGGAGGAGGAGGGTTCAGATTCGCAACAGAAGAAGAAGGGGACCCATCACATAAACCGATGGAGACTTGCAACAAAACAAGGATCGGGAAGTCCCGAGGAAATTGA